Within Rhodospirillales bacterium, the genomic segment GCTGATGGTGCGGCCGTCGGCGGCCGCTTCCCATTTGCCGCCGATGTAAAGACCGCGCGGGGTAAACCCGAGATCGGGTTCCTTGGGAGGCAAAGCGACTTTGTTCATGGGGGTGTTTCCTTCAGGGGACGATGGCCGCGCGCAGCACGGAGCGTTCGGCGGCGCGCTTGATGGCGACGCCGACCTGGTCGAGCGGGAACTTGGCGTCGACCAGGGCGTGGAACGGAAACCGCGTGCGGTTGGCGGCGACGAAATCGAGCGCCTCGATCAGGTGGCGCGGATGGTAGTTGTGGACGCCCTTGAGCGTGACCAGCTTGCGGAGGATGAGGTTGGCGTCGATGCGGACGTAGGCCTCGGGATTGACGAGGCCGCCCAGCACGTAGCGTCCGCCGACGCGCACCATCTTGAGGCCGGACGGGATCACCTCGGGCGAACCGCACACCTCGATCACCGCGTCGGGGCCCTCGGGCGGGCAGAGCGCGCGCACCTTCTTGACCAGGTCGTCCTCGCCCATCGCACCCGGATCGAAGGCGGCGTCGACGCCGAATTTCATCGCCAGCACGCGCCGCGCCGCGACCGTGTCGAGGCCGATCACCAGGCGCGCGCCGCGGGCCTTGGCGATGGCCGCGCCGTAGAGGCCGAGGAGCCCCAGGCCCTGCACCACCACCGCCTCGCCCATGCCGATCCCGGCCGCCTCGGTGACCGAAATCATGGTGGCGACGCCGCAATTGACCGGGGTCGCTTCCTCGTCGCTCATGTCGGCGGGCAGCTTCAGGATCCAGGATTGCGGCAGGATGTAGCAGTATTCGGCGAAGCCGCCGTGGAAATGCGGGTCGTCGCTGACCGCCATGTGCCCATATTTCTCGACGCCGGGCGACTTCTGCGGGATGTCGAGCACCTCGGTGTAGTAGTTGGGGCCGCGAATGAAGAATTCGCTCCAGGTGATGCGGTCGCCGACCGCGAGTTTGTCGCCGCGCATGTCTCGGTCGATGTTGGAGCCGAGCTCGACGATGGTGCCGATGATCTCGTGGCCGAGCACACCGGGGCACGGGTTCGGCCGCCGCCCCTCGTAGGAGTGGATGTCGGAACGGCAGATGGTCGACATGCGGATTCGCACCAGCACCTCGTCCGGCCGGGTCGGGCGCAAGGGAAATTCGCGCACAACGAACGGCTGGTTGGGTGCGTCGTACACGGCGGCCTTGCCGCGGGCGGGTTTCATGGCGGTCGTGGTCTCTTCCCTCAGTGGGCGGCGGCGCCGTTGAGGGCGTATTCGAAGATGTGATGGCTCTTGAGGGCGCCCGCCTTCGCCTTCTGGGCGTAGACGTCGCCGACCGGCTCGCTGACGACGAACGGCACGCGCGCTTCCGACACGCCGCCGTGGGTGCGGAGCCGATGGCCTTCAAGACCCTTCAAGTCGTGATCGGCCTTGCTTGCGCCGACGCAGGTGCCCCGGTCGGAAATAACGGCGACATCGCCCTCGCGGTCGGGCGGCAGGTCGTACTGGGCGCATATGGAACGCTTGTCGAGCACGGTCTCGATCCCCTTGATCGGCTCGACCAGCTTCATGATCTGGTCGGGCTTCGCCTTGCCGCCCCGGCAATAGACGCGCACAAACCCGCCGAGCGCCCCGTGGTGGGCGACGAAGTAATCGGTGATCGGGCAGATGACCTTCGTGTCGCCCTTGCCGAATTCGGCGTCCAGAATGTCCTGGAGCCAGATGACGTTGGGCGTGCCGTCGGGCTTGGATTTGTCGTTCATGCCGTGGTCGGCGGTGAGCGCGACTACGGCGCCCAGGTCCGCGAGCCGGCCGAACTTCTCGTCCAGGTTCTTATAGAACCTGTTGGCTTCGCCTTCGCCCGGCGCGTACTTGTGCTGGATGTAGTCGGTGAGCGAAAGGTACATGATGTCCGGGCGCTCGCGCTCCAGGAGGCGGATGCCGGCTTCCAGCACGAACAGGGACAGTTCGGCCGAATACATGTCGGGCAGCGGCATGCCGACGAACTTGAGCACGCTGTCGATGCCGTGCTCGGCCTTGGTGCACTTGTCGGCCTGCTCGGAGGAGAAGTTGATGTTGCCGCGCGAGATGTCGAGCCCCTTGCCGAGTTGGCGGCGAAGCTTGTCCTTGGCGGTGATGGAAACCACCTTGGCGCCGGCGCGGGCGAATTCGGCGAGGATGGTGGTGCCGCGCAGCAATTCGGGTCCGGTCATCACCACCGCCTCGCCGGTCGCCGGGTCGAGATAGAAGTTGCCGGAAATGCCGTGGACCGAGGCGGGCGCGCCGGTGACGATCGACATGTTGTTGGGGCAGGTGAAGCTCGGCACCGTGCCGTCGGCGACCGCGTTGAAGCCCTGGCCCATAAAGCGGGCGACGTTGGGGATGATCCCGTCCTTGAGGCCGCGGTCGAAGTACGACGGATCGCCGCCGTCGATGCACACCACCACCAGCGGCCGCTTGGGCCAGCGGTAGTCGGTTCCGTTGACGCGAACGATCGGTTTGTCGCCGTTTTTCGGCATGTCGGGCCCCTCCACAAGGCTGATGGGCGAACGGTAGCGAATAGGCTATCATCTGAAAAATCGATTATTCAGCATATATCATTTATTTGACAAATATATGATCGAACCGAGACATAAGCGCGAAAGAGCGTTGATTCATGTATGAAAAATGGCTGAAGGCGTTTCACATGGTCGCCACCCAGGGTGGCTTCACCCGTGCCGCGCGCGCGCTCAACGTCGGCCAGCCGACCATTTCAAGCCACATCAAGGCGCTCGAGGACCATTTCCGGGTCGAATTGTTCCACCGCCAGGGGCGCAAGTTCGAGCTATCGGATACGGGGCGGAAGCTGCTCGCCATCACCCAGGGGCTCTACGGCCACGAAGCGGAAGCGGCGAGTTTTCTCCGCACCGTCGGCCGGAACGAGCGCGGGCTGCTGCGCCTCGGCGCGGTCGGGCCCTACGAGGTGATCGAGCTCGCGCACCGGTTCCGCGAGCGTTATCCGGCGGTCGAAATCGCGGTCAACGTCGCCTCGCGCGCCGAGATCATGGCGCGGCTTTCCAATTTCGAGATCGACGTCGGCGTGCTGGCCGACGACATCGGCGGGCCGGAATTCTTCTCCATGCTCTACGACCGCCATCCGGGGCTGGTGATGATGCCGGCCGGGCACCGGCTCGCGCGCCAGAAATCGCTCCGCATCGCCGATCTGCAAGGCGAGCCGGTGATCTTCCGCGATCCCTCGTCGGCGACCCGGCGCGCGTTCGAGGGCGCGCTCGCCAAGGCCGGGGTCACGGTCAAGCCGATCCTCGAAATCAACAGCCGCGAGGCGATTCGCGAGGCGGTCGCGCGCGGCATGGGCCTCGGCGTGGTCTCGGAACGGGAATACGCGCCGCACCCGGATATCCGCGCGCTGCCGGTGCGCGACGCGGCGATTCTGATTTCGGCCTACGTCACGGTGCTGAACGCCCGCCGTCCGCGCCCGCTGATCGAGGCGGCGATCGCGGTCGCGCGGGACGCCTCGCAGTTCCGGGTCAAGCGGTAGGCTTTATTTCGCGCGCCCCGCACCCGCGATCGCCTTTTCAAGATCGGTCAATTCCTCGCAGCCCTTGGGGCAGAGCGCCTTGAGCCGCGCCGCCACCTCGCGCGCCTTCGCCAATTGGTCGGTTTGGACGTAAAGCTCGCCGAGATATTCGAGCGCGCCCTTGTGCTTCGGATCGATCGCGAGCGCCTTTTGGTAATGCGCGAGGGATTGTTCGAAATCGCCGCTCTTGCGCAGGCTGTAGCCCATCAGGTTGTGGGCGTCCGCGTTCTTGGGGTCGGCCTTGAGGATGGGGGCGAGCAGGGCGATCGCGCCTTTGTAATCTTTCGCCTCGATTTTCGTCCGAACAGGCGCCAGTTCGGTCACCGCGCGCAAAGGATCGGGGTCGTCGACCGCGCCCGCGCTTCCGCTCCACAAAGCGAAGATGATAATCGCCGTCACCGCCCGCATGGGCGCATTCTATCATAGAAAAACCCTCGGCAGGTGTCGGGCTTGACAAACCCCCCTCGGAAAATATCCTCACCCGGCCGGTTCCGCGCCCGAAGCATGATTCTCCGTGGTGGGGACGGACGAGGGGAAGTCCATGGTCCGCTATCTGAAGCAGGCCGCACCGCGTTCCGCGCAGACCGACCGGCAGTTGGTCGAGCGCGTCCGCGCCATGATCGAGGACATCGAGCAGAATCGCGACGCGGCGGTTCGGCGCTATGCCCGCGACCTCGACAAATGGACCCGCGACGAGTTCCGCGCGTCGGCGGATGAAATCGCTGCCGCGCGCAAGGCGGTGAGCGCGACGTTCAAGGACGACTTCGCCTACTGCAAGAAGCAAATCACCGACTTCGCCAAGCGTCAGCGCGATTCCCTTCATGAATTCGAGGCCAAATTCGGCGACGGCATTTCGCTCGGGCAAAAAATCATCCCGGTCGAGGTCGTCGGCTGCTACATTCCGGGCGGCAAATATCCCTTGATTTCGGCCGCGTTGATGAGCGTGGCGACCGCCAAGGTCGCCGGCGTGCCGCAGGTCATCGGCGCCGCGCCGCCGCGCGAGGGCCGCGGCATCTACGCGCCGACCCTCTACGCGCTCGCCGAGGCGGGCGCCGACGACATCTTCACCATCGGCGGGGTTCAGGCGTTCGCCGCGATGGCGTTCGGTTGCGTCGGCATGCGCGCCGTGGACATGATCACCGGCCCAGGCAACGCTTACGTCGCCGAGGCCAAGCGCCAGCTGTTCGGCCGGGTCGGCATCGATCTGCCGGCGGGCCCGACCGAAATTCTGGTGATCGCCGATTCCTCGGCCGACCCCGCCCTGGTCGCGACCGATTTGCTCGGCCAGGCGGAACATGGGCCGGACAGCCCGGCGTGGCTGGTGACGACCTCGGAAAAACTGGGACGCGAGGTGCTGGCCGAAATTGACCGGCAGCTGGTGACCCTGCCGACGGCGGAAATCGCGGGCGCGGCGTGGCGGCGCTGGGGCGAGGTGATGGTCGTCGCCGACGACGA encodes:
- a CDS encoding zinc-binding dehydrogenase; its protein translation is MKPARGKAAVYDAPNQPFVVREFPLRPTRPDEVLVRIRMSTICRSDIHSYEGRRPNPCPGVLGHEIIGTIVELGSNIDRDMRGDKLAVGDRITWSEFFIRGPNYYTEVLDIPQKSPGVEKYGHMAVSDDPHFHGGFAEYCYILPQSWILKLPADMSDEEATPVNCGVATMISVTEAAGIGMGEAVVVQGLGLLGLYGAAIAKARGARLVIGLDTVAARRVLAMKFGVDAAFDPGAMGEDDLVKKVRALCPPEGPDAVIEVCGSPEVIPSGLKMVRVGGRYVLGGLVNPEAYVRIDANLILRKLVTLKGVHNYHPRHLIEALDFVAANRTRFPFHALVDAKFPLDQVGVAIKRAAERSVLRAAIVP
- the phnA gene encoding phosphonoacetate hydrolase; this translates as MPKNGDKPIVRVNGTDYRWPKRPLVVVCIDGGDPSYFDRGLKDGIIPNVARFMGQGFNAVADGTVPSFTCPNNMSIVTGAPASVHGISGNFYLDPATGEAVVMTGPELLRGTTILAEFARAGAKVVSITAKDKLRRQLGKGLDISRGNINFSSEQADKCTKAEHGIDSVLKFVGMPLPDMYSAELSLFVLEAGIRLLERERPDIMYLSLTDYIQHKYAPGEGEANRFYKNLDEKFGRLADLGAVVALTADHGMNDKSKPDGTPNVIWLQDILDAEFGKGDTKVICPITDYFVAHHGALGGFVRVYCRGGKAKPDQIMKLVEPIKGIETVLDKRSICAQYDLPPDREGDVAVISDRGTCVGASKADHDLKGLEGHRLRTHGGVSEARVPFVVSEPVGDVYAQKAKAGALKSHHIFEYALNGAAAH
- a CDS encoding LysR family transcriptional regulator, with translation MYEKWLKAFHMVATQGGFTRAARALNVGQPTISSHIKALEDHFRVELFHRQGRKFELSDTGRKLLAITQGLYGHEAEAASFLRTVGRNERGLLRLGAVGPYEVIELAHRFRERYPAVEIAVNVASRAEIMARLSNFEIDVGVLADDIGGPEFFSMLYDRHPGLVMMPAGHRLARQKSLRIADLQGEPVIFRDPSSATRRAFEGALAKAGVTVKPILEINSREAIREAVARGMGLGVVSEREYAPHPDIRALPVRDAAILISAYVTVLNARRPRPLIEAAIAVARDASQFRVKR
- a CDS encoding tetratricopeptide repeat protein, translated to MRAVTAIIIFALWSGSAGAVDDPDPLRAVTELAPVRTKIEAKDYKGAIALLAPILKADPKNADAHNLMGYSLRKSGDFEQSLAHYQKALAIDPKHKGALEYLGELYVQTDQLAKAREVAARLKALCPKGCEELTDLEKAIAGAGRAK
- the hisD gene encoding histidinol dehydrogenase — its product is MVRYLKQAAPRSAQTDRQLVERVRAMIEDIEQNRDAAVRRYARDLDKWTRDEFRASADEIAAARKAVSATFKDDFAYCKKQITDFAKRQRDSLHEFEAKFGDGISLGQKIIPVEVVGCYIPGGKYPLISAALMSVATAKVAGVPQVIGAAPPREGRGIYAPTLYALAEAGADDIFTIGGVQAFAAMAFGCVGMRAVDMITGPGNAYVAEAKRQLFGRVGIDLPAGPTEILVIADSSADPALVATDLLGQAEHGPDSPAWLVTTSEKLGREVLAEIDRQLVTLPTAEIAGAAWRRWGEVMVVADDDEAIAVSDTYAPEHLEVMTRRDDYYLARLKNYGSLFVGEESTVAYGDKGVGTNHTLPTGRAARYTGGLWVGKFLKTVTYQRLTASASQKIAPIMARMCAEEGMLAHEATATARAQRYLQRPRPG